A genome region from Setaria italica strain Yugu1 chromosome III, Setaria_italica_v2.0, whole genome shotgun sequence includes the following:
- the LOC101768905 gene encoding eukaryotic translation initiation factor 5B, translated as MSSRTPQAGSRAAAGGGGGRRKAAASGAKPAPRQHVRMIQEQLARAHEEERRAEERRREEEERRAEEERRAREEAERRVEEERRVREEKRRRRQEEVKKRGEREERRRMEDAGRRLGIAVPDASSGDGGSGAQRRPVYESRKPKSQPKRHENVQYEANLGETQVFEQQLEDLQSNGSLEDTDGVMVDALELGEEQISQPSSEESNGIDDDDAWENKSFDEFDQTEEKHVVSAAPIANSVSLSEVIGEDVVSILKDEGAGNGFDRELRAPICCILGHVDAGKTKLLDCIRRSNVQGGEAGGITQQIGATYLPVENIRERTFLKAEATIKVPGLLVIDTPGHQSFSNMRLRGSSLCDVAVVVVDITRGLEKQTIESLDLLKQRNVRFIVALNKVDQLYGWKTCPNAPIAKALKNQSEDVQREFKWRLTEVVTQLKGSGFNASLYYENRKVKEVVNIVPTSSVSAEGIPDLLLLLVRWVPEIMMERLTYVDNVECTVLEVNEDKDFGTTIDVVLINGVLRKGDRIVVCTKQGLVTTNIRYLLTPYPMKELKAKGVYKHHEELKAAQGAKIAVRGLRHAIAGTALIVVKQGDDLEQAEVAAVQEINKVNNLINEDERGESDDGRAIQAISRVKTCTEGVYVQASSLGTLEAIIEHLKTLSLDIPVSGCNLGPVHKQDVMKATAMLKRKEEYAAILAFDVKVMPEAFDLAAESGVKIFMADTVYKLVGRFTDHIKKLKEDKKKQYAAEAVFPCTLKILPNRVYHKKDPIVCDVEVLEGIVKVGTPICVSVPSKDRGADVIHSLGRIISMETSNGMQIDSTKRGVVSIKIIGENPQERSRLYGRHFNTDNELLSQISRKSIDVLKEYYRDEMSDENWQLIRRLKKQFRIP; from the exons ATGTCGTCGAGGACGCCCCAGGCGgggtcccgcgccgccgctggcggcggcggaggccggaggaaggcggcggctaGTGGCGCGAAGCCGGCGCCGAGGCAGCACGTACGGATGATCCAGGAGCAGCTGGCGCGCGCGCACGAGGAGGAGCGACGCGCGGAGGAGAggcgccgggaggaggaggagaggcgcgcggaggaggagcgcagGGCCAGGGAGGAGGCGGAAAGGCGCgttgaggaggagaggagggtgcgggaggagaagcggcggaggaggcaggaGGAGGTGAAGAAGCGCGGGGAGCGGGAGGAGAGGCGACGGATGGAGGATGCGGGGAGGCGTCTCGGTATCGCGGTCCCTGATGCTTCCAGCGGTGATGGAGGCAGTGGTGCGCAGAGAAGGCCCGTGTATGAGTCGAGGAAGCCTAAATCGCAGCCTAAGCGTCATGAGAATGTCCAATATGAAGCCAATTTGGGAGAAACTCAGGTATTTGAGCAGCAATTGGAAGATTTGCAGAGCAATGGGTCCCTGGAGGATACTGATGGTGTGATGGTTGATGCTCTGGAATTGGGGGAGGAACAAATTTCCCAGCCATCATCGGAAGAGAGCAATGGAATCGACGATGATGATGCTTGGGAGAACAAGAGCTTTGATGAATTTGACCAAACAGAGGAGAAGCATGTGGTGTCTGCTGCTCCAATTGCTAACTCAGTGAGTTTATCTGAAGTAATTGGGGAAGATGTGGTCTCTATCCTTAAGGATGAAGGTGCAGGCAATGGGTTTGACAGGGAGCTTCGAGCACCGATATGTTGCATCCTCGGTCATGTGGATGCTGGAAAGACAAAGCTCCTTGATTGCATCCGGCGAAGCAATGTGCAGGGTGGGGAGGCTGGGGGCATCACGCAGCAGATTGGTGCGACCTACTTACCAGTTGAGAATATCAGGGAGAGGACCTTCCTGAAAGCTGAGGCCACCATCAAAGTTCCTGGATTGCTTGTAATTGACACCCCTGGCCACCAGTCATTCAGTAACATGCGCTTGAGGGGATCAAGTTTGTGTGACGTTGCTGTAGTGGTTGTCGATATTACGCGTGGGCTTGAGAAGCAGACCATCGAGTCCCTTGATCTTTTGAAACAACGCAATGTGAGGTTTATTGTTGCCCTGAACAAGGTTGATCAGCTATATGGGTGGAAGACTTGTCCCAATGCACCAATAGCAAAAGCGCTCAAGAACCAATCTGAAGATGTCCAAAGGGAATTCAAATGGAGATTAACTGAG GTTGTAACACAACTGAAGGGAAGTGGCTTCAACGCTTCCCTGTATTATGAGAACAGGAAGGTTAAAGAAGTAGTCAATATTGTCCCAACCAGCTCTGTAAG TGCTGAAGGCATTCCAGACCTTCTTCTGCTGCTTGTGCGATGGGTTCCAGAAATAATGATGGAGAGACTGACATACGTCGATAATGTGGAG TGTACTGTGCTGGAAGTCAATGAAGATAAAGACTTTGGAACTACTATTGATGTAGTGCTGATTAATGGTGTACTTCGGAAAGGTGATCGAATAGTTGTTTGCACCAAACAG GGGCTTGTCACAACCAACATAAGATATTTGTTGACTCCTTATCCCATGAAAGAACTGAAAGCTAAG GGAGTATATAAGCACCACGAGGAGCTTAAAGCTGCCCAAGGGGCAAAAATTGCAGTGCGA GGACTGCGACATGCTATTGCTGGCACTGCTCTCATTGTGGTGAAGCAAGGGGATGATCTCGAACAAGCTGAAGTAGCTGCAGTGCAAGAAATCAATAAGGTCAACAACCTGATCAATGAGGATGAAAGGGGTGAGAGTGATGATGGAAGAGCAATACAAGCAATAAGTAGGGTCAAAACATGCACTGAGGGTGTCTATGTGCAAGCATCTAGTCTTGGAACTTTGGAAGCCATTATTGAGCATTTGAAGACCCTTTCTTTGGACATCCCTGTTAGTGGTTGCAACTTAGGCCCAGTCCACAAGCAGGATGTCATGAAAGCAACTGCTATGCTGAAGAGGAAAGAAGAGTATGCAGCCATCTTGGCCTTTGATGTCAAAGTGATGCCTGAGGCTTTTGACCTTGCTGCTGAGTCTGGGGTGAAGATTTTTATGGCTGATACCGTGTACAAGCTTGTTGGCAGATTTACTGATCACATTAAGAAACTGAAGGAAGACAAGAAGAAGCAATATGCAGCTGAGGCAGTGTTCCCATGCACCCTTAAGATTCTGCCAAACCGTGTCTACCATAAAAAGGATCCAATTgtttgtgatgttgaagttctgGAAGGCATTGTCAAG GTGGGAACCCCAATTTGTGTCTCTGTTCCAAGCAAGGACAGAGGTGCAGACGTGATTCATAGCCTTGGGAGGATCATCTCGATGGAGACATCCAATGGCATGCAGATTGATTCTACCAAGAGAGGAGTCGTGTCGATAAAG ATTATTGGGGAGAATCCTCAGGAGAGGTCCCGATTGTATGGACGGCATTTTAACACCGACAACGAACTGCTAAGCCAAATCTCTAGGAAATCTATTGATGTGCTGAAAGAGTACTACCGG GATGAGATGAGTGATGAAAATTGGCAGCTTATCCGCAGGCTAAAGAAACAATTCAGAATACCCTGA
- the LOC101759862 gene encoding ureide permease 2 produces the protein MPISVDGRGGAIALMLASLFLLGTWPALLTLLERRGRLPQHTYLDYSITNLLAAVVIAIKFGQAGETSPGEPDFFTQLGQMKDNWPSVLMAMAGGLAIGLGNLASQYAWAFAGLSVTNIICSSMTVLLGTTINYVLDGRINRADILFPGVLCFLIAVFLGAAVHSSNAKDDERKLSMSGSHF, from the exons ATGCCCATCTCCGTGGACGGCAGAGGCGGCGCCATCGCGCTCATGCTGGCATCCCTCTTCCTCCTGGGCACCTGGCCGGCTCTCCTGACGCTGCTGGAGCGCAGAGGACGGCTGCCCCAGCACACCTACCTCGACTACTCCATCACcaacctcctcgccgccgtcgtgatcgctaTCAAATTTGGGCAGGCTGGAGAAACCAGCCCAGGCGAGCCAGACTTCTTCACGCAGCTCGGCCAG ATGAAGGATAACTGGCCTTCAGTGCTGATGGCAATGGCTGGCGGCCTCGCTATCGGTCTCGGAAACCTGGCCTCGCAGTACGCATGGGCGTTTGCTGGTTTGTCAGTGACAAACATCATCTGCTCAAGCATGACGGTACTTCTAG GCACAACAATCAACTATGTTCTTGATGGTCGCATAAATCGAGCCGATATACTCTTCCCCGGTGTCCTGTGCTTCCTCATAGCAGTGTTCCTTGGCGCCGCGGTCCATTCTTCCAACGCCAAGGATGATGAACGGAAGCTAAGCATGTCAGGCAGCCATTTCTGA